The Tripterygium wilfordii isolate XIE 37 chromosome 21, ASM1340144v1, whole genome shotgun sequence genome segment tcacagctttaagctcagtatATTTTTCATAGCTTAACAACTAacgttgaaaatcaatacaaccCCAAACGGAGCCGTTAACATCATCATTGAAGGTGGCAATGCAATCTAACTTCCGTTAAAAAAATGTGAGGTGCGGAGTAAGGACGGAGCATTTCTTTGAATTGAGAATAGGTCCTTACCCTTAATTATGCCAATTAAGAGATCAGACTTCAACGCATAGGGCCGGGATTGATTAAGATAGTTGTTCAGCCGAGGGAATGCATCATTGAATGCTAGGGACCAGGGAGAAAGAGGAAGCCAATGATGTGATTTGGGTTTTCCTTGTTAATGATGTTAGTTGGGTTTTCCTTCTCAAGCAAAGGCAGCCAAATTGAAGAATACTTTGGTGTGAAGGTTTGTAGCTAGTATGAACTCTATGACCCCAAAATTGctgcatctatatatatatatttcaaccaGTACCATCGTTGATCCGAAGAAAAAATTGTTGGATCAATACAAATTAATgcaccaccaaaaaaaaaacttattgatTTGACATTTGTCTGCCGTTAGATCGAAAATTAATGGGTATATGAACTATTAATCTCTGCCTCTCATCATGCCCACATGCACAAATGTTTATCACCTGACGATATGTGTTTACACTCAGATCGTCATGCCCGTGCATACAGAAGTTTCCCACAtccgatatgggtctaaactcggacCATCATGCCCAGATGCACAAATGTTTCTCACATGACAATACGTGTCTAAACTCGAGTCGTCAAGCCCGCGTGCatagaaatttcacaaaaccgaTATGGTCCTAAACTTTTATGGTCAAGCCCACATGCAAAAACATTTTCACCTgatgatatgagtctaaatttgAACCGTTAGGCCTGCTGCGCAAAAGTTTATTATTTGACAACATTGTAAATTAGACCAAAGCCCAGATACATTTACCGCTACGGTATCACCCAATTTGTTAAATGAGAAGGGGTGGATCTAGGATTCTAAGTCACACTGGGGGTACAGTTAGGTTGTGGGCTCCTCCAGAAATTTTGTAGGTTATTGATATGACATTAAGACTCATTTTCGATAAGGGAGAATAACCGAtattctcaccattttggtgagcttgATTATTTTTCACAAGGGAAAATAGGTGAtggaatgaatttgagattCCACTCTTCCAAAATCCAACCAAACAAAGGAATTAGTGATTCTCACTCTCATCCCACCCTCATTTCACATTCTAAATGCCAACCAAATACTCGTAAGAGTAAGAGTGGTGTACTAAATTAATATTGCATCATATCATTTTTGTATGGAACTAGTTTGATATTATGATTATATTTGGATCCTTTGCTGGGAAAGAGTAAGAGTGgcatattaaattaatattgcATCATATCATTTTTGTATGGAAGGCGTATTAAATTAATATTGCATCATATCATTTTTGTATGGAACTAGTTTGATATTATGATTATATTTGGATCCTTTGCTGGGAAAGAGTAAGAGTGGCGTATTAAATTAATACTGCATCATATCATTTTTGTATGGAACTAGTTTGATATTATGATTATATTTGGATCCTTTGCTGGGAAATTGTCTGTAGATACCGTGAATTTACAGCATAAACTACAGAGCTTTATAAATCCCGAAACTATTTTCTAGGCCTGTGAATACATCGTCCCAcacaacttttttttccttaaaaccAAGTAAGTGGGTTAGGCCTAACCCACTCAAACCTTGGAAAAGGCCTTGATAGTGGTTAAGGGTAGGTTTGATCATTATAAACAAGGAGTTGTTCTCACAtcttaccgatgtgggacttaacaCCAAACATACTCTTTCATTACTACTTACGAATTCGCGAAGGGCCTAAGCATGCCCTCGAATTCAATGGGCATGAGGCTGTCATTGCATTTCCTACAAAGCGAAAAGGCAATGAAGAATCAATCTTTACTAAACTAAGGTATCAATCAATGGAAGGTCGATCGAGGTTTTCGAGACTGGTTGGAATAGATGCATCTTATGCggaaaaatttaaaatcaacagTCAATAACCATCCATAGTAGAAATCCATTGAAGAATCCCAGAGCTGAAGTTCTTGTGACACGGTGCGGAAGTACGGATTGACTAGCCAGTCAACGACTAAGCCAACATATATaatttggaatccaccaagaaaattgagaaatgtCTCAAAATAATGTAGACTTAGTTTATTTCAAAGATTCAATATTACTTAGCCTTGACTGCTTACAGCCCTacaaatactaaaactataaaaccctaataaaatcaaaatactaATTTGACTAGAATTTCGATTAACTACTAAAACCCTAATAATTCTACTAGAAATAGACTTTtaataaggaaaataaataattaaactaactctcctaattatgaaaaaaaaatctattaaacTTATCCTACATCATCTTGTAAAAACCGAATGGAAAGAGAATTACTAGTTTATCGAGAAATACCATTAAAAAGGAATAAAAGCACCCAGGTGGTCGAGTTGGAATGGATGAAGAGTGAGTCTTGTTATCTACCTGCAGACTTTAATTCGGCTTTCGTCACATTAATACCCTGCAACTTAATTAATGGCATAAATCAGGCGCGATCAAATGAGACCAACATACAATTGAGGATCTTGTAGCCTCGTGAATCAACTCGGCACTCTTGGTTTCCACATCATATGCCACCACATGACACTCTCTAGGATGAGAATCATGACTCGTGGAATGTATAATACAGCCTCTTTTTACCGTATTGGAGTTGCCCATATAGACTAGTGCACACCCATCTCTGCACAAAAACAATGCTTGGTTCCTCAATCTTTTCACCATGTACCACTTCCTTGTTCTaaaatcaaaattatacatttcaAAATCAGACCATCGATAAAGATTCTCGAAAACCAACAAAAGTTCACCAAACAACGACTCCACCAAGTACGTTGCACAGTAGTTAAACCTTGGGATCAAAGGTTCCTTGCAGAACAGTTCTATCGTCCTCGAACCTAAATTGCATACAAAAAGGCGTTTCTCCTCATCTATACCATAGAATTTTCCCTTGTACCAGGTAATACTAAGAAAATAACATTTGAGTTCAGTCACAGAATAGCTTCTATCCAATGTCGTCCAGTTTTCGTCTCCAACCTTACAAAAAGCTAATTCAAACCAGTTGTCAGATGGCCATAGGTATGTAACAAGAACCAAACACTCTGGATTCAATGGACATGTAGACGTAACAGCTTTATATATTCGACCACGGCTTGGAGGAAGTATGACTTTggcttttgaaaaaatattcaaCAGATAAACTTTTTTACGCGGAAGAGATAGAATTCCGCAGCTTCTTTGATCAATAGTAGCTACGAGCCAACCATAATTGGTGGAGCAGTGTATATTATAATCTGGGATTTGAATTTGTTGTGTTTTCATTGTTTGGATATTGAATAGAGTGTGTGTGTCGTCGTTCCCTCGTGAAGACAATAGGCAAGGAATCAACTTACTAGACATCTTAAGAGCGACTGCTCGCCATGAAACGCATACAGACCCACATCGAAAAACATCTCTGCTGTCTTCGAACCGATTGAAAATCGACTCCAGGAGTTCTTCACTAAGAGTAGACCATGATGATGTCGACATTGATGAAGTCTTGTGTGTTCTATTTGTGAAGATTGATGAGTTATAAGAATATATAACTAGGAGAAATATGATTCCGTAGCCCTAAACAAGATGGAttccaaaaccctaaatattTTGAAGTTTAAATAATTAtggttcaaaaagaaaaaaaaattattttctttatcaattttttgtttttttttttaaaaaatagtttcCATCCTAGCTTTACTTGTTTTCGTGCTTTAACGAAATTCaacatccaaaaaaaatatattagacaaataaatatttatttttattaacacTTATTTCAGGCATAACTAGTTTTTTAAAATACTAGAAGACTTTAAATTTTTCCATACAAGACTTCATTATTTGTTATTGGAGCTTTTGAAACAACATTAGattttaaaaccctaaaccctataatatttgagattaaaattgattaaaaactTTCAATcctaaaaccttaaaccttaaaTTATCTTTAATCTTAGCCGTTTGGTAAGATATGAAGGTTTAACCAAAAGTTTTTACTAAACCCAATAAAGAAATCTTATTGGAGAATCCTTGTTGTGTGTATATGTACTTACACCCAAGGAGCCGTCATATAGTACACCAGAAGCAAGGTGATCGAGGATGCCACCTCGGGACAACCAAGCAGGCTCACCGTCGTAACTCCGTGTAATCAAACACTAAGGAAAAACGAGAGGCTTAAAGGAGACCAACttcaattaaaaaagaaatcaagatgAGATTCACCCTCCTCAAAATTCGCCTATCATAAAGGAAGAGATATTCtcttaaaaaaattagaacTCTCCAACTCATATAAAAAAGAGACCTCCAACTTCATGTAAACGATTCAAACTCTATACTCTTAGATGCTATTTGAGAGAGAGTTCCAAGCATTGAAGAATCATCCACCAATAGTTTTCCAATTGAAGTCAACAAACACATATAAatggcaaaagaaaaaagaaaaaaaatcggcTACTAGACAAATGAAATTTGTTGAACCTACCCAAAACCAAATTTCCCCAAATCAACAGGTGTTGACTCCTCATTTGTCACCGACCTTAGCTATTAAAAAATCACTAAATTAAATTctcttcacctttttttttaatttggtgaACAGAAATTTAAGTTGCCGACCTGCCTACTACACTCAATTGAGATTATTATCATTTCTCATAATCAAAGCACCAAAAACCAGATCACCTGCCCTCATAGAAACTCTCTCTACCAGCAAAATGGATAAGGCCAAAGTGGTTTTGAACACATCTTCCCCCAATAATGTTTGATtaaattctcaactctcccaACAAGAACCCAACTTTTTTAACATTTAATGTTTATAATATTAAGAAAAGGGTTCATCACATTAATTAGCACAATCTATTTGTCATTGAGTGAAGTATAAGTCTTTGTCACTTGATTGGTATTGAATATAGTGCTATTCATAatagtttttaattaattataaattttgtaATAATTTGGACCCAACACAAGTCCCCCAATATATCAATCCAACATACTTTATTGTTGTCGTTGAAATAGGTTAAGATTTAGTTTTCAAACCAACCGTTGAAATTGGTGATGCAATTGGTATATTTTAGTGGGAAATCCTTAATTAGACAAAAAAGGAGACGTCTCTTGATGGGACCAATTTGGTTTCATATGTAAGGTTGCTTataatcatcattcatccttGTTAATGACGAGAGTTGGGTACTTGGGTTTTCCTTCTCAAGCAAAGGCAGCCAAATTGGACAATACTTTGATGTTAAGGGTTGTAGATATTATTGTGAACTCTACGACCCAAAAATTGCTGCATTATCTATCAAATTTCAACCGTACCCATCATTgatccaagaaaagaaaatttggtgGATCCATACAAATTTAATGCACCACCCAAAAAAATCATATTGATTTGACATTTGTCTGCCGTTAGATCGGACAAAATATGTTGGCAGAGGCAGTCCAACGGTTATATTCTCAAGTGAAAATTAATGGGTTTATCAACCGTTAATTTCACCCTCTCAAAGTCTcatttcacttctttttttcaaaatgaaaatttcatttGATCCAGAATTACATCATACTACAATTTTATCATTTGAATATCCAAAATAATCCTAAATTGAACCCTCACGCTCACGCGCACAAAATTTATTTACCTAATAACAAAATAAGTTAAGTCGA includes the following:
- the LOC119987768 gene encoding putative F-box protein At5g55150, producing the protein MSTSSWSTLSEELLESIFNRFEDSRDVFRCGSVCVSWRAVALKMSSKLIPCLLSSRGNDDTHTLFNIQTMKTQQIQIPDYNIHCSTNYGWLVATIDQRSCGILSLPRKKVYLLNIFSKAKVILPPSRGRIYKAVTSTCPLNPECLVLVTYLWPSDNWFELAFCKVGDENWTTLDRSYSVTELKCYFLSITWYKGKFYGIDEEKRLFVCNLGSRTIELFCKEPLIPRFNYCATYLVESLFGELLLVFENLYRWSDFEMYNFDFRTRKWYMVKRLRNQALFLCRDGCALVYMGNSNTVKRGCIIHSTSHDSHPRECHVVAYDVETKSAELIHEATRSSIGINVTKAELKSAVVDWLVNPYFRTVSQELQLWDSSMDFYYGWLLTVDFKFFRIRCIYSNQSRKPRSTFH